Proteins from a single region of Paraglaciecola sp. T6c:
- a CDS encoding response regulator transcription factor, which yields MSSQRILIIEDDATLSGQVARLLEEKGFNTHQCLDGQKGLLCALQESFDLILLDVLLPSLNGFNVLNQIRRSKQTPVMMITACGAEQERIEGYRKGADDYLPKPFNFTEMMLRIEALLRRSQHSVEPITKTTELKIDKLRLNRIKQQVFFADCDVELTPIQFRLLWVLIENRNEIMSKAFLYHSVLDRPFSRYDRSLDMHLSRVRKKLVEVGMSPERLLTMHGKGYRFT from the coding sequence ATGTCCTCTCAGCGTATTTTGATTATCGAAGACGACGCCACCTTAAGTGGTCAAGTCGCAAGATTACTCGAAGAAAAAGGCTTCAATACCCACCAATGCTTAGACGGGCAGAAGGGATTACTCTGTGCATTACAGGAAAGCTTCGATCTCATTTTGCTCGACGTTTTGCTCCCCTCTCTCAATGGCTTTAATGTGTTGAATCAAATACGTCGCAGCAAGCAGACGCCGGTTATGATGATCACGGCCTGTGGTGCCGAACAAGAGAGAATCGAAGGCTATCGAAAAGGCGCAGATGATTACCTACCCAAGCCGTTTAATTTCACCGAAATGATGCTGCGCATTGAAGCATTGCTGCGCCGCAGTCAACACAGCGTAGAGCCAATCACGAAAACGACAGAATTGAAAATTGATAAACTTCGTCTTAATCGGATAAAACAGCAGGTTTTTTTTGCAGATTGTGACGTTGAACTGACGCCAATCCAATTCCGATTACTGTGGGTGTTAATCGAAAACAGAAATGAAATCATGAGCAAGGCATTTCTCTATCACAGTGTGCTAGATAGGCCCTTTAGTCGTTATGACAGAAGTTTAGATATGCACTTGAGCCGAGTGCGTAAAAAGTTGGTCGAGGTGGGCATGTCGCCGGAACGCTTGCTGACGATGCACGGTAAGGGTTATCG